In a single window of the Streptacidiphilus sp. P02-A3a genome:
- a CDS encoding DEAD/DEAH box helicase: MGDDSRVSAAVRQIAVLAGEFPDGVVPDALAALATDRHPGLPRVRALKLVEQAVAAGLLAPRDGRLVTAGTPEQSHHGAGDVDPPSAARRAGLRVVSIDLESVVTAIHAEPYLRRHVYQAAAVRFGTDQDWTDAAERWQRYLRLDCDISEVRDPSVRERIRTGGVPAALAWQELRAFLAGADIVVAYNGTGLDFPLVQESARRAECDDPLAGLRTADALYLAHAIWPTAPSHRLHALAAATGAATTGLRPHTAPDDAELLVGLLARAAVEVRGWNEELRGLVRAVCGDSPAWRVLFELAAAGPDTDTVAWDQNRVARLISAGLAHHIPRRDAQEQQRGRGAVRLQEALLGPDGRVDPAELAAAVHGSRAEPRDAQGLMAATLHDWTRSGVSGLLEAPTGTGKSYAVLAAALDWLAGDPGRTAVIATFTKQLQSQLAQDLKDLEAALPGLLQLSDLVKGRSNRLSLAALTAALAQAAQGRSESRGRPRPVDRRGFRELAVYLLLRLGAATEPPLSWTARSVDPVDLPAFFSEYTNRALGPWLESLSQRDGDYGPSERSLIAAHTDTVREAMTGHRLLLANHALALSHLDDLQALGRDTLLIVDEAHELENAATSALTAAVDYQALEELFSECTAWLSDARAGAARDRAADAVAALETLLDGEQLPRLAARAFDARARGVGVLIGSRSAVLASPYAGTSGSAEARACQRLCTEFARAVGSVSALLVRYTVEQGEVLDGLLKERVLALARRAEDTATTLVRLTEDLGALLSGAVTLDETTGGPPSRVVFLEELAEPRPGLRSYRFRIAASPIDLPEDPEWLRFLQLLPRVHYVSATLRVSGTWDFIRTRLGLPATMPVLALDSPFDLAAQAELVCFSDFPSWAEQEEGAMRTVAHQLAGYAAETVRPRADGNGHDGGAMVLTTARRTAAGVGEFLEQELRGRGLTAPTVNALVLGNGRALTEFTGLDEGGGFLVGTKGLWQGVDVKDERRLRLVWINKLPFAPFAAPVVEARRAAVRQRAAAAGDPDPEGVATEAYYLPLAAIQLRQAVGRLIRSDRHRGVVVISDRKLGGSTALRRAYRKAFLGSLDEGLLRPDPVTGEPGGGNVTTMAEGWRRIWQSLSAAGLLAPDRAAELCAPKELERHTLLPFTRRIRELALTAEEAARLREDGRLVPTVLDRAAEVGRLLRFDDRPAPLKPAQQRVITAAAEGRNVLGLLPTGFGKSFTFQLPALVLPGITIVVSPLVALIHDQALELNRSIGGAVRALISPLRESSSRAGKTEVADQLLGRADHGIKLVYVSPERLCQRRFRELVRQAVAAGRVTRIAVDEAHTVAQWEDFRPSMRRLGRFLAELRRDHALPVTAVTATANRAVHTTLREVLFGTAPEPPAVGSAEEQAEPRRPVDRGGLVTVRENPIRPELAIFRRTFRRGGTAEVAGLAERVVDAADGHAILYCLTVKEVNALHAHLREYVGDSGRRVLRFHGRLSEAEKAAVMTEFREAPRHGEEGFAPVVIVATSAFGLGVNRPDIRTVFCVSPPTDLAALYQQIGRAGRDAANPGSGAGDEVANTALALATGRGLRTVRFMTAQDLSPSLLRRMGRTVLRQRGSLDPVALAEELVAEDLAAGLLDEEEVRKGHVTDRYSGGVMRAFSALADLGAVVDLGDFPPVCAVKAGEGPPTGEGPEPADRDDAVEHAIIKNTLSLPDRSRLRVDTLHTHLLRSVQGYQEVADSPAAGWEILADLHDRGLLDVSAAPSRRLVTGIRVVDERLPEGFLPLVSRRAQLAREELALLKAFFDEPAVCAQRKFADYFGVADLPPGCCGTARCRCSACWAVPDWPKEQRRPTVAQAFESPDPRAGGGTDDALREQRIDHRAYRLARRMSHGVHARSLWRALRGEEASYDPVNRRQVPLPRALRDSPHFGGHAGLPYSELERSVRRLVAAGALVATVNGRWRATRVPLAVLDTDRDSRHEERA; encoded by the coding sequence TTGGGTGACGATTCGCGGGTTTCCGCCGCAGTCCGACAGATCGCGGTGCTGGCCGGGGAGTTCCCGGACGGAGTGGTGCCCGACGCGTTGGCGGCCCTCGCGACCGACCGCCATCCGGGCCTTCCGCGGGTCCGGGCGCTCAAGCTCGTGGAGCAGGCCGTCGCCGCCGGACTCCTCGCCCCGCGCGACGGGCGGCTGGTCACCGCCGGTACGCCGGAGCAGAGCCACCACGGGGCAGGCGATGTGGATCCCCCGTCCGCCGCACGGCGGGCGGGGCTCCGCGTCGTCTCGATCGACCTGGAGAGCGTGGTCACCGCCATCCACGCGGAGCCGTACCTGCGACGCCACGTCTACCAGGCGGCGGCGGTGCGGTTCGGAACGGACCAGGACTGGACCGACGCCGCCGAGAGGTGGCAGCGCTACCTGCGACTCGACTGCGACATATCGGAGGTCAGAGACCCGTCGGTCCGCGAGCGGATACGGACCGGCGGTGTCCCGGCCGCTCTGGCGTGGCAGGAGCTGCGCGCGTTCCTCGCCGGAGCGGACATCGTGGTGGCCTACAACGGGACCGGCCTGGACTTCCCCCTCGTCCAGGAGTCCGCCCGGCGCGCGGAGTGCGACGATCCGCTGGCCGGCCTCCGGACCGCGGACGCGCTCTACCTGGCGCACGCGATCTGGCCCACCGCCCCCTCCCACCGGCTGCACGCCCTGGCCGCCGCGACGGGCGCGGCCACCACCGGGCTGCGCCCGCACACGGCGCCGGACGACGCCGAACTCCTCGTCGGTCTGCTGGCCCGCGCGGCCGTGGAGGTCCGGGGCTGGAACGAGGAGCTGCGCGGCCTGGTCCGGGCCGTCTGCGGCGACTCCCCCGCGTGGCGCGTGCTCTTCGAGCTCGCGGCGGCCGGGCCCGACACCGACACCGTCGCCTGGGACCAGAACCGGGTGGCGCGGCTGATCAGCGCCGGACTCGCCCACCACATCCCCCGCAGGGACGCCCAGGAGCAGCAGCGGGGCCGCGGCGCGGTCCGGCTCCAGGAGGCGCTGCTCGGCCCCGACGGCCGAGTCGATCCGGCCGAGCTCGCCGCCGCCGTCCACGGGAGCAGGGCGGAACCGCGGGACGCCCAGGGGCTCATGGCGGCCACGCTGCACGACTGGACCCGCTCCGGGGTCTCCGGTCTGCTTGAGGCTCCCACCGGGACGGGTAAGAGCTACGCGGTCCTGGCCGCCGCACTCGACTGGCTCGCGGGCGATCCCGGGCGCACCGCGGTCATCGCCACGTTCACCAAGCAGTTGCAGAGTCAGCTGGCACAGGACCTCAAGGACCTCGAAGCCGCCCTCCCCGGGCTCCTCCAGCTCAGCGACCTGGTGAAGGGCCGCTCCAACCGGCTCTCGCTGGCGGCGCTGACCGCCGCGCTGGCGCAGGCCGCGCAGGGCCGGTCCGAGTCGCGCGGTCGGCCCCGCCCGGTGGACCGGCGCGGGTTCCGGGAACTCGCCGTGTACCTGCTGCTGCGCCTGGGCGCCGCCACCGAGCCGCCGCTCTCCTGGACGGCCAGGTCAGTGGACCCGGTGGACCTTCCGGCGTTCTTCTCCGAGTACACCAACCGCGCCCTCGGGCCGTGGCTGGAGTCGCTGTCCCAGCGCGACGGCGACTACGGCCCCAGCGAGCGCAGCCTGATCGCCGCGCACACCGACACCGTGCGCGAGGCGATGACCGGTCATCGGCTGCTCCTGGCGAACCACGCGCTGGCGCTGTCCCATCTCGACGACCTCCAGGCGCTCGGCCGGGACACCCTGCTGATCGTCGACGAGGCCCACGAGTTGGAGAACGCCGCCACCTCGGCGCTGACCGCGGCCGTCGACTACCAGGCCCTGGAGGAACTGTTCTCCGAGTGCACCGCCTGGCTTTCCGACGCCCGGGCCGGGGCGGCCAGGGACCGGGCCGCCGACGCCGTCGCCGCCCTGGAGACCCTGCTCGACGGGGAACAGCTGCCGAGGCTCGCAGCCCGGGCCTTCGACGCCCGGGCGCGCGGGGTCGGGGTCCTGATCGGCAGCCGCAGCGCGGTGCTGGCGAGCCCCTACGCGGGCACGTCCGGCAGCGCGGAGGCCCGCGCCTGCCAGCGCCTGTGCACCGAGTTCGCCCGGGCGGTCGGCTCGGTGTCCGCCCTGCTCGTCCGCTACACCGTCGAGCAGGGCGAGGTGCTCGACGGCTTACTGAAGGAGCGGGTGCTCGCGCTCGCGCGCCGTGCCGAGGACACCGCGACCACCCTGGTCCGCCTCACCGAGGACCTCGGCGCGCTGCTGTCCGGGGCCGTGACCCTGGACGAGACCACCGGCGGGCCGCCCTCCCGGGTGGTCTTCCTGGAGGAGCTCGCCGAACCCCGGCCCGGTCTGCGCTCGTACCGGTTCCGGATCGCGGCCAGCCCGATCGACCTGCCCGAGGACCCGGAGTGGCTCCGCTTCCTGCAGTTGCTGCCACGGGTGCACTACGTCTCGGCGACCCTGCGGGTCTCCGGGACCTGGGACTTCATCCGCACCCGGCTCGGACTGCCCGCGACCATGCCGGTGCTCGCCCTTGACTCGCCGTTCGACCTGGCCGCCCAGGCCGAACTGGTCTGCTTCTCCGACTTCCCCTCCTGGGCGGAACAGGAGGAGGGCGCGATGCGGACGGTCGCCCACCAACTGGCCGGCTACGCCGCGGAGACGGTCCGCCCGCGCGCGGACGGCAACGGACACGACGGCGGCGCCATGGTGCTCACCACGGCGCGGCGGACCGCCGCGGGAGTCGGCGAGTTCCTGGAGCAGGAGCTCCGTGGCCGCGGCCTCACGGCTCCGACGGTCAACGCCCTGGTCCTGGGCAACGGCAGGGCCCTCACCGAATTCACCGGCCTCGACGAGGGCGGCGGCTTCCTGGTGGGCACCAAGGGGTTGTGGCAGGGCGTCGACGTGAAGGACGAGCGGCGGCTGCGGCTGGTCTGGATCAACAAGCTCCCGTTCGCGCCCTTCGCCGCACCGGTGGTCGAGGCCCGCCGCGCGGCAGTCCGGCAACGCGCGGCAGCGGCCGGGGATCCGGACCCGGAGGGCGTCGCCACCGAGGCCTACTACCTGCCGCTGGCAGCGATCCAGTTACGCCAGGCCGTCGGTCGGCTCATCCGGTCCGACCGCCATCGCGGGGTCGTCGTGATCAGCGACCGCAAACTCGGCGGGAGCACCGCGCTGCGCCGCGCCTACCGGAAGGCCTTCCTCGGCAGTCTGGACGAGGGCCTGCTGCGTCCCGACCCGGTCACGGGTGAACCGGGAGGCGGCAATGTGACCACCATGGCCGAAGGCTGGCGGCGGATCTGGCAGTCGCTGTCCGCGGCCGGGCTGCTCGCACCGGACCGGGCGGCAGAGCTCTGCGCGCCGAAGGAACTGGAGCGCCACACCCTGCTGCCGTTCACCCGCCGGATCCGCGAACTCGCCCTCACCGCCGAGGAGGCCGCCCGGTTGCGGGAGGACGGCCGACTCGTGCCGACCGTCCTGGACCGGGCGGCCGAGGTCGGTCGCCTGCTCCGGTTCGACGACCGGCCCGCACCGCTCAAACCCGCGCAGCAGCGGGTGATCACCGCCGCCGCCGAGGGGCGGAACGTCCTCGGGCTGCTGCCCACCGGCTTCGGCAAGAGCTTCACCTTCCAACTGCCCGCACTGGTACTGCCCGGCATCACCATCGTGGTCAGCCCGCTCGTCGCGCTCATCCACGACCAGGCCCTGGAGCTCAACCGCTCGATCGGCGGCGCCGTGCGGGCGCTCATCTCGCCGCTGCGGGAGTCGAGCAGCCGGGCCGGCAAGACCGAGGTGGCCGACCAGCTGCTGGGTCGCGCCGACCACGGCATCAAGCTGGTCTACGTCAGCCCGGAACGCCTGTGCCAGCGGCGGTTCCGGGAACTCGTCCGCCAGGCCGTGGCGGCGGGCCGGGTCACCCGTATCGCCGTCGACGAGGCCCACACCGTGGCGCAGTGGGAGGACTTCCGCCCCAGCATGCGGCGGCTGGGCCGGTTCCTGGCCGAGCTGCGCCGGGACCACGCCCTGCCGGTCACCGCGGTGACCGCCACCGCCAACCGCGCGGTGCACACCACCCTGCGGGAGGTGCTGTTCGGCACCGCGCCCGAGCCACCGGCCGTCGGCTCGGCCGAGGAGCAGGCCGAGCCGCGGCGACCGGTCGACCGCGGCGGACTGGTGACGGTCAGGGAGAACCCGATCCGCCCGGAGCTGGCGATCTTCCGACGCACGTTCCGGCGGGGTGGTACCGCCGAGGTCGCCGGCCTGGCCGAACGGGTGGTGGACGCGGCTGACGGCCACGCGATCCTCTACTGCCTCACCGTCAAGGAGGTCAACGCCCTCCACGCCCACCTGCGTGAGTACGTCGGCGATTCCGGCAGACGCGTCCTGCGGTTCCACGGGCGGCTCTCCGAAGCCGAGAAGGCCGCCGTGATGACCGAGTTCCGCGAGGCCCCCCGTCACGGCGAGGAGGGCTTCGCCCCGGTCGTCATCGTGGCCACCTCCGCCTTCGGGCTCGGCGTGAACCGGCCCGACATCCGTACGGTCTTCTGCGTGTCCCCGCCCACCGACCTGGCCGCCCTGTACCAGCAGATCGGCCGGGCCGGGCGCGACGCCGCCAACCCCGGCTCCGGGGCCGGGGACGAGGTGGCGAACACCGCCCTGGCGCTGGCCACCGGCAGGGGCCTGCGCACCGTCCGGTTCATGACCGCCCAGGACCTCTCGCCGTCGCTGCTCCGGCGCATGGGCCGGACCGTCCTGCGCCAACGGGGCAGCCTCGATCCGGTCGCGCTGGCGGAGGAGCTGGTGGCGGAGGACCTCGCCGCCGGGCTGCTCGACGAGGAGGAGGTCCGCAAGGGCCACGTCACCGACCGGTACTCCGGCGGCGTGATGCGGGCGTTCAGCGCGCTGGCCGATCTGGGAGCCGTCGTCGACCTCGGCGACTTCCCGCCGGTCTGCGCGGTCAAGGCAGGCGAGGGACCCCCCACCGGCGAAGGCCCCGAACCGGCGGACCGCGACGACGCCGTGGAGCACGCGATCATCAAGAACACCCTGTCCCTGCCGGATCGTTCGCGGCTGCGCGTGGACACCCTGCACACCCACCTGCTGCGGAGCGTCCAGGGCTACCAGGAGGTCGCCGACAGCCCCGCCGCCGGCTGGGAGATCCTCGCCGACCTGCACGACCGGGGGCTGCTCGACGTGTCCGCCGCGCCCAGCCGACGGCTGGTCACCGGCATCCGGGTCGTCGACGAGCGGCTGCCCGAGGGCTTCCTCCCGCTGGTCTCCCGCCGCGCCCAGCTGGCCCGCGAGGAACTCGCGCTGCTCAAGGCGTTCTTCGACGAACCCGCGGTGTGCGCCCAACGGAAGTTCGCCGACTACTTCGGCGTCGCCGATCTGCCACCGGGATGTTGCGGCACCGCGCGGTGCCGCTGCTCGGCCTGCTGGGCCGTCCCCGACTGGCCGAAGGAGCAGCGCCGCCCGACCGTCGCGCAGGCCTTCGAGAGCCCGGATCCACGCGCCGGTGGCGGCACCGACGACGCCCTGCGCGAGCAGCGGATCGACCACCGGGCCTACCGTCTGGCCCGCCGGATGAGCCACGGGGTGCACGCCCGCTCACTGTGGCGGGCCCTGCGCGGCGAGGAGGCGTCGTACGACCCGGTCAACCGGCGCCAGGTGCCGCTGCCCCGGGCACTGCGCGACAGCCCGCACTTCGGCGGGCACGCCGGCCTCCCCTACTCCGAGCTGGAACGGAGCGTGCGGCGGCTGGTCGCGGCGGGCGCGCTGGTCGCCACCGTGAACGGCCGGTGGCGGGCGACCCGGGTGCCCCTGGCCGTCCTGGACACGGACCGAGACAGCCGACACGAGGAGCGCGCGTGA
- a CDS encoding pPIWI_RE module domain-containing protein: protein MYHVISTTTYEPDPNAGPWIEPYRVMDFPEEWLAEFTDLYRRRWRRREQPVGLPVRKLNELLRATAPGLVATGPGVGGGGLPWFYASQEMPAELVGPLLASWVMTLPPVDDGDAERLADHRAALDRALALIDKHSPRWRSESVDLTTTQLSRGGTAQPDRRLYHLLPEQIGARLTARPLRLGGVDLSFRLVTRDQGVELVSWPPRQYTRGKLTWHYSALVTVTLQTVPFASGPRVHVEYGIRRWAAGSSVWLPPGRGATVLLDTPLPWPGDHGPRRRLSVNTLAFSRSLGRAAWRRHSLVELLPELDVLRAYPEPTELITDPAAWLDGRNGVAAGVVHSTAMGRHGVGAGLMPLERSLIDGWVEACLAPVFRRVPDLERAHRRSTPVLLPTARAKDPQLRDARAQQRVEARRAAVRAALDGEPLLVDVLWQTEETRDELVAALREWLGLPGVGEARDAYEWKVGGLRVVVRSRPLGGLGAALVIDAEPGRSRSQASSTAIRDRADQVAGHLGSGRDRLGLALVETLGSCRFEAAPETDPKPALRHGCAGARRVSQFIVVPEDSEAPASLRARSAVADGMRHLGAVVPPEQRLDQRLADDLQYVALWQVRRHATGPTHPAGRHLVALRIRPQDPVHPVRGWDDELKQWVPYGDFLLGLAAAGADAGTRRTAPTSAERREDTERRIRSLLFQVRERPTLLLVNSGNLRDAWPGLGNGQLEKDRVAFHGRSPVQVALHGPNLRVVLLRDANNRGETPQWYAPSPTEEEPPGFSAGLWAPQGAGADQRVFLSTVGKPPTAGSVRRDLRKLVPDQAWPHGPAATAWNPQALELTVLGCLSPSVLEASGRTGVEPDLPAVIAAAAHQLRFHDEYHPLSRPLPLHLAKLAEEYILPL, encoded by the coding sequence ATGTACCACGTGATCAGCACCACCACCTACGAGCCGGACCCGAACGCCGGGCCCTGGATCGAGCCCTACCGGGTGATGGACTTCCCCGAGGAGTGGCTCGCGGAGTTCACCGACCTCTACCGGCGGCGCTGGCGCCGCCGCGAGCAGCCGGTCGGCCTGCCGGTCCGGAAGCTGAACGAGCTGCTCCGGGCGACGGCCCCGGGCCTGGTGGCCACCGGCCCGGGCGTCGGCGGCGGCGGACTGCCCTGGTTCTACGCCTCGCAGGAGATGCCCGCCGAGTTGGTCGGCCCGCTGCTGGCCTCCTGGGTGATGACCCTGCCGCCCGTCGACGACGGCGACGCCGAACGCCTGGCCGACCACCGCGCCGCGTTGGACCGGGCGCTGGCCCTGATCGACAAGCACAGCCCGCGGTGGCGGTCCGAGTCCGTCGATCTCACCACCACCCAGCTGTCCCGCGGCGGTACCGCCCAGCCCGACCGCAGGCTCTACCACCTGCTGCCCGAGCAGATCGGAGCCAGGCTCACCGCGCGTCCGCTGCGGCTGGGCGGCGTCGACCTGTCCTTCCGGCTCGTCACCCGTGACCAGGGCGTCGAGCTGGTGAGCTGGCCGCCGCGCCAGTACACCCGCGGGAAGCTCACCTGGCACTACTCGGCGCTGGTGACCGTCACCCTGCAGACGGTGCCGTTCGCCTCCGGCCCCCGCGTGCACGTCGAGTACGGGATCCGCCGGTGGGCGGCGGGCTCCTCGGTCTGGCTGCCACCGGGGCGCGGTGCCACCGTGCTGCTCGACACGCCCCTGCCGTGGCCCGGCGACCACGGCCCGCGACGGCGCCTCAGCGTGAACACGCTTGCCTTCAGCCGGAGCCTCGGCAGGGCCGCCTGGCGTCGGCACAGCCTGGTCGAGCTGCTGCCGGAGCTCGACGTGCTGCGTGCCTACCCGGAGCCGACCGAGCTGATCACCGACCCGGCCGCCTGGCTCGACGGCCGGAACGGCGTGGCGGCCGGTGTGGTCCACAGCACCGCCATGGGCAGGCACGGGGTCGGCGCCGGGCTGATGCCGCTGGAACGGTCGCTGATCGACGGCTGGGTGGAGGCGTGCCTGGCACCGGTGTTCCGCCGGGTGCCCGACCTGGAGCGGGCGCACCGGCGCTCCACCCCCGTGCTGCTGCCCACTGCCCGGGCGAAGGACCCGCAGCTGAGGGACGCCCGCGCGCAGCAGCGCGTCGAGGCGCGCCGGGCCGCGGTACGCGCCGCCCTGGACGGCGAGCCGCTGCTGGTGGACGTGCTCTGGCAGACCGAGGAGACCAGGGACGAGCTGGTCGCCGCACTGCGTGAGTGGCTCGGACTGCCGGGCGTCGGTGAGGCCCGGGACGCGTACGAGTGGAAGGTCGGCGGTCTGCGCGTGGTCGTGCGGTCGCGCCCGCTCGGCGGTCTGGGCGCGGCGCTGGTGATCGACGCGGAACCCGGCCGGTCCCGGTCCCAGGCGTCGTCCACGGCGATCCGCGACCGGGCCGACCAGGTGGCCGGCCACCTCGGCTCCGGCCGGGACCGGCTGGGGCTGGCCCTCGTGGAGACCCTGGGATCGTGCCGCTTCGAGGCGGCCCCCGAGACCGACCCCAAGCCGGCGCTCCGCCACGGCTGCGCCGGAGCCCGTCGGGTCAGCCAGTTCATCGTCGTCCCGGAGGACTCGGAAGCCCCCGCCTCGCTCCGGGCCCGTTCCGCGGTGGCCGACGGGATGCGCCACCTCGGTGCCGTGGTCCCGCCGGAGCAGCGGCTGGACCAGCGGCTGGCGGACGACCTCCAGTACGTCGCGCTCTGGCAGGTCCGGCGGCACGCCACCGGGCCGACCCACCCGGCCGGTCGGCACCTGGTCGCCCTGCGGATCCGCCCCCAGGACCCGGTGCACCCGGTACGCGGCTGGGACGACGAGCTGAAGCAGTGGGTGCCGTACGGCGACTTCCTGCTCGGGCTCGCGGCGGCCGGTGCCGACGCGGGCACCCGTCGCACCGCCCCGACCAGCGCGGAGCGGCGGGAGGACACCGAGCGCCGGATCAGGTCCCTGCTGTTCCAGGTGCGGGAGCGGCCGACCCTGCTGCTGGTGAACAGCGGCAACCTGCGCGACGCCTGGCCGGGACTGGGCAACGGCCAGCTGGAGAAGGACAGGGTGGCCTTCCACGGCCGGTCACCGGTCCAGGTGGCCCTGCACGGACCGAACCTCCGGGTGGTGCTGCTGCGTGACGCGAACAACCGGGGCGAGACGCCCCAGTGGTACGCGCCCAGCCCGACCGAGGAGGAACCCCCGGGCTTCTCCGCCGGGCTGTGGGCGCCCCAGGGCGCGGGCGCGGACCAGCGGGTGTTCCTCAGCACCGTCGGCAAGCCGCCGACCGCCGGATCGGTCCGACGCGACCTGCGCAAGCTGGTTCCGGACCAGGCCTGGCCGCACGGGCCGGCAGCCACCGCCTGGAACCCGCAGGCGCTGGAGCTGACGGTGCTGGGCTGCCTCTCGCCCTCCGTCCTGGAGGCGAGCGGGCGCACCGGTGTCGAGCCGGACCTGCCGGCGGTGATCGCCGCCGCCGCCCACCAGCTGCGGTTCCACGACGAGTACCACCCGCTCTCCCGGCCGCTCCCGCTCCACCTGGCCAAGCTGGCGGAGGAGTACATCCTGCCGCTCTGA
- a CDS encoding PD-(D/E)XK nuclease family protein, whose amino-acid sequence MAGSWPPDGLVGDSSGVRMTLGMFGPEQYHCPVSDLLKASGLRPRRQPGRKPEALETFLNGPFMDQADVLERRRGALRGGRRRPVHDGVRQWTSHALRMYAEAFPDHSGLHPAPAPWVYQYRGPAPDGSGTLDYRISAWGRCFESADGRRRELRLPVKRLRARTPVERAIAALVAAEGSSDPRVERVRVVQFALADAQVDTLFEGTRSEAVAAHRADGAPAVRALLGSREYRPGAACAGCAIAPVCPGLERTDGLLGVADRSRPRRTWSSTTARAHRSCPARGYLRGLRLPVDDSLERGAAAERGRAIHAFLAARHGRRPCAPCQVEIPDDWVPEGFRLPVEERRLGALLLRHHAEVCPLRVVGADPGLRIEPKLAFDDTAADLVVLAEPDLLYQDRDGITVWRETKTSGSDRSCRDLFGWYPQLALAVRIIGAGILRGGSAGGRVELEVLQPGGVDLHILDPFQPDTRAAAEAALREQVATWHSEDAFEAVPGPECAGCEVARWCSARQPEAEAAP is encoded by the coding sequence ATGGCAGGGAGTTGGCCGCCGGACGGGCTGGTCGGCGATTCCTCCGGCGTCCGGATGACCCTCGGCATGTTCGGCCCGGAGCAGTACCACTGCCCGGTGTCCGACCTGCTCAAGGCCAGCGGGCTCCGTCCGCGTCGGCAGCCGGGCCGGAAGCCCGAGGCGCTGGAGACGTTCCTGAACGGGCCGTTCATGGATCAGGCCGATGTGCTTGAGCGGCGCCGGGGCGCGTTGCGCGGCGGGCGGCGGCGTCCGGTCCACGACGGCGTGCGGCAGTGGACCTCGCACGCGCTGCGCATGTACGCCGAAGCCTTCCCGGACCACTCCGGGCTCCACCCCGCCCCCGCGCCCTGGGTCTACCAGTACCGCGGACCGGCACCCGACGGCTCGGGCACGCTGGACTACCGGATCAGTGCCTGGGGCCGTTGCTTCGAATCCGCCGACGGGCGTCGCCGCGAGCTGCGGCTGCCGGTCAAGCGGCTCCGGGCCCGGACCCCGGTGGAGCGCGCCATCGCCGCCCTGGTTGCCGCCGAGGGATCGTCGGACCCACGGGTCGAGCGGGTCAGGGTGGTCCAGTTCGCGCTCGCCGACGCTCAGGTCGACACCCTCTTCGAGGGCACCCGGTCGGAGGCCGTCGCCGCCCACCGCGCCGACGGCGCCCCGGCTGTGCGGGCGTTGCTGGGCTCCCGGGAGTACCGGCCCGGCGCGGCCTGCGCCGGCTGCGCCATCGCCCCGGTGTGCCCGGGCCTGGAGCGGACCGACGGCCTGCTCGGCGTCGCCGACCGGAGCCGCCCGCGCCGTACCTGGTCCTCGACCACGGCCCGGGCGCACCGTAGTTGCCCCGCCCGCGGCTACCTGCGCGGTCTGCGGCTCCCGGTCGACGACAGCCTGGAGCGGGGAGCCGCCGCCGAGCGGGGACGGGCGATCCACGCGTTCCTGGCGGCTCGGCACGGTCGTCGGCCGTGCGCCCCGTGCCAGGTCGAGATCCCGGACGACTGGGTACCCGAGGGCTTCCGGCTCCCGGTCGAGGAGCGCCGGCTCGGTGCGCTGCTGCTGCGCCACCATGCCGAGGTCTGCCCGTTGCGCGTCGTCGGAGCGGATCCAGGGCTGCGGATCGAGCCGAAACTCGCGTTCGACGACACCGCCGCCGACCTGGTCGTGCTGGCCGAGCCCGACCTGCTCTACCAGGACCGCGACGGGATCACGGTCTGGCGGGAGACGAAGACGTCCGGCAGTGACCGAAGCTGTCGTGACCTCTTCGGCTGGTACCCGCAACTCGCCCTGGCGGTGCGGATCATCGGCGCCGGCATCCTCCGCGGCGGGTCGGCCGGCGGCCGGGTCGAACTGGAGGTACTACAGCCCGGCGGCGTCGACCTGCACATCCTCGACCCGTTCCAGCCCGACACCCGTGCCGCCGCCGAGGCGGCCCTGCGGGAACAGGTGGCGACCTGGCACTCCGAGGACGCCTTCGAGGCGGTTCCGGGCCCGGAATGCGCGGGTTGCGAGGTCGCCCGCTGGTGCTCGGCCCGGCAGCCCGAGGCGGAGGCCGCACCGTGA
- a CDS encoding serine/threonine-protein kinase, with amino-acid sequence MVRELDKGGMGEIYFGRDLNLGKEVAIKLQTARTFESSTEYGEYGEGISREFHLMREILDVRGIPQVIDEGENGRSGRRFLVMELVDGVTAARWIEDHMPVPREAAVSVVGQLCEILGQLHERHYVHCDVTPKNVMIQSDGRVRLLDVGISVPVGEQHEWPCGSPGYAPPEQHRGSRLTPQVDVFALGALLFQMLAGQLPYAGVEYPFDGTEQPFPGGLRAVIREDLLSLGLSMVSLAPRQRPRADELLGYLRPMLPPFRSATPPNATRPDPAAYYRRGLWRS; translated from the coding sequence ATGGTCCGGGAGCTCGACAAAGGGGGAATGGGCGAGATCTACTTCGGCCGCGACCTGAACCTCGGGAAAGAGGTGGCAATCAAGCTGCAGACCGCTCGGACATTTGAGTCCTCCACCGAGTACGGCGAGTATGGCGAAGGCATTTCCCGGGAGTTCCATCTCATGCGGGAAATCCTGGATGTCCGCGGGATCCCCCAGGTGATCGACGAGGGGGAAAACGGGCGGAGCGGTCGCCGATTCCTGGTCATGGAGCTGGTCGACGGCGTCACCGCCGCGCGCTGGATCGAGGACCACATGCCGGTCCCGCGGGAGGCGGCGGTATCCGTTGTCGGTCAGCTCTGTGAGATTCTCGGTCAGCTGCACGAAAGGCATTACGTCCACTGCGATGTCACGCCGAAGAACGTGATGATCCAGTCCGACGGCCGTGTGCGGCTGCTGGACGTGGGGATCTCCGTGCCGGTCGGCGAGCAGCACGAGTGGCCGTGCGGAAGCCCGGGCTACGCCCCGCCGGAACAGCACCGGGGCTCGCGGCTCACCCCCCAGGTCGACGTCTTCGCGCTCGGCGCGCTGCTGTTCCAGATGCTGGCGGGTCAACTGCCCTACGCCGGTGTGGAGTACCCGTTCGACGGAACCGAGCAGCCGTTCCCGGGCGGCCTGCGGGCGGTGATCCGCGAGGACCTGCTGAGCCTGGGACTGTCGATGGTCTCGCTCGCCCCGCGGCAACGCCCGAGGGCGGACGAGCTGCTTGGATACCTGCGGCCGATGCTGCCCCCATTCCGGTCGGCCACGCCCCCGAACGCGACGCGACCCGATCCGGCCGCCTACTACCGTCGCGGACTGTGGCGATCCTGA